In Paraglaciecola sp. T6c, the sequence TCAGTACTTAAGACGTCGTACTTGCGTTCGCACAGTAGCAACCATAGCCATCGCTGACCACAGCGCTTCCCACATGTTTGTTTTCGATAACATTGGTTAAAAACCTATCAACGATGGCCGTGTCAGTTGAGCAAAAGTAACCAGAGGAATAAGGCCCGAAATAACCAAGCTGCCCTTGCTCGTCGAACACCATGATGGCAGGCAATGAGGGCAAAATAATTTCTTTAGGTATGTCATTTACCGATGCATGAACAGAATGATAGGCAGATTTGTTTAAAATGGTATCAATACGATTGACGTGTATATCATTGGAAAAATTACAGCTGCAATCGGCTTGCTGAATATGCACCACCGTTTTAGCTAATGATGGATATTGTGCCTGCATACTTGTCGTTACTGTTGGTGCAAATTCTGCGGACATGGCGGCCAAAGCCAAGGTTTGTGCTGGGTCAAATTCCTTCTGCCTTTGCGCGCTTGAGTATGCCAATCCGCCAAGTGTCAATAAAACCCAAGCGATTAACGCCCCTACTACCACAAGACGTTTAAAGGAGTGTGTTAGCAATGGCATTTAGTTGGTTCCCCATATCACTAAACTAAAAACGTTACTAAGCGGGCTCACAAGCACATTTAAAGCGATGCATTAAGAACGAAAAGCCGACATTTGACGATTTAATGCTTCACTCATGTCATTTAGGACTTGAGCATCTTTATTCATCGATGAAATCGTCTCCAATTCTTTCCTATTACTCTCTTTAAGAGTAAGTGCGGCATGTTGGATCACATCACTGTTGCACGCTTGTTGCTCACAAGACTCGCTCATCTTTGCAACCGAATCAGATACATCTTGGATATTATGCTGAATTTCACTCATGAGCTCGCTGACAGAACCCGTATGCGCAGTGGTGACCTGACTAAGCTCTACGCAATTTGTCATTGATGAACTCGAATCTCTTGATGAGCTTACCAGATTAACGATGATCTCGTTGATCTCTTCTGTGCTCGATTTCGTGCGAGAAGCCAAAGTGCGCACTTCATCAGCTACAACCGCGAAACCTCGACCGTGCTCGCCAGCTCTTGCTGCTTCAATCGCAGCATTCAAAGCAAGCAAGTTAGTTTGATCTGCAATAGATTGAATGGTTTCAAGAACCTTGGAAATGTCTTGGCAATCTGCCGCTAATCTTTGAATAGTTTCACTGGTCTGCTGTAGCTTTGTTCCTAACTGTGTAACGTCTCTATGCGTTATCGCCATGGTTTGTTGAGCTTCATCTGTGTTTGCTTTAGCTCTGTCCGATGCGGCCTTGACCTGCTCATTATTACCATTCATGGCATTCGTTGATTGCATCATGTTCTGTGACGACAATTCTATGTGTTCCACCTCTTGAATACTTTGCTCTTTCGCTTGGCGCAGCGAAGCATTGTATTGGCTATTAGAGGTAGAGTTATGGTCGATTTGGTGCGCCGCTGAACGCACATCATTAATCAACTTATTAAATAGGTTCAATAAATTGTTAAAAGCAGAAACTGAGCTCGCACCCATTTTCTCATCTGCTCTTTTGGTTAAATCAATCGCTTGTTTGTCTTGCATGATAGCTTCAACACTGGAAACCAAAGACGCCGTCCCAAAAGATTCTTTACGATTATCGTTGGCCATCTTGCCAAGCATTGTAGCTTGCAAGATGGCATAAAGCGCATGAACAGCGATTAACCAAAATGCTAAGCCACCCTCAAGCAATATGTATACGGGCAAACCATTCTTTTGTAGAAAAAAGAATGACACATGATGTAAAGCCACGACTGCTATCGCAGTAATATACACGTGCCAGTTTCGGTAGTAGGCTAAAAAGGATAGCAACACGAACACACCAAAATGCATTTCAACTAGGCCATGCATTTGGTGGATCTGCAACGCGCTGTAGAGCATCAAACCCGCCGCAACAATATGCTGTGTTAAGCGAGATTGTGGTTTAAGGCGAATGGCAGTAATCCCTATAAACGTAGTAGATACACCGACAAGTATGGCTTCCCACCAGGTTTGGTTTATCCCTGCAATGGCTAAACTAATGATAAGCAAAGCAACAAAGGTCACCTGGATTCCTTTATTGGCACTGTTTACCCATGGGCGGTCAATGTTGTTCAATGCGCTTCCCCTCTATCAATACATAAATATAAGACGATTACATGTCTCGCGCTTCTTGATGAGAAGCAATAAAAAAAATCGCGACCAAGCAGACACTTAGCCACGATTCACTTCTACTTACTATCGGAAGATTGGACCTAAAGTTTAATAATTAATCCTTGTTGAGGCGGGATATTACCTTCGCATACTTGTCCGTAAGTCTCAGCCAAGCGGCCTAAGCCATTCAGCTCTTTTACTTCAAGCCAGCTTCTACATTTCATCGCAGTTTCTGCCAGAAAACCCATTGTGCGCTGTTCAAAGCCTTGCGGCCCCCAGTCTTTAATGCGTTTTTGAATATGGCCTGGGGCAAAGAAGAATTCACTTCGGTCAGACTCAGCAGCACTTTCTGCTGAGAACTCATCCCAATGGGTCAGGCCTACGTTGATGCAATAAGTAAGATTATCCCCAAGGTGCGCACCCAATGTCGTCAAAATATCCGAACTTCCCGACATATCCACAATCACGGTGGGTTTATTCGCGTCAATGTCGCCTATTTGGTTATAGCTTACGACTTGGTCATATACCCCAACTTTTTGCACAAAAGTCATATTTCCATTCGAGGTTAAACCCACACTATGAGGCGCAGTAGCATCGGCACTCAGTGCATAACCTAGCCCCAAACTGGTTTTACTCGACGCACTGATAACCACCACTTGCTCGGCGCCAAACCAGTTGTTGTCCTGCAAACGATCCCATAAACAAAATGAGGTGATATGCAGAGGAAACAACAACATACGTTCATTATCAAAGTCTGGATTATAGCTTTTTTCACCCCTTAAACGCTTGTAGCTATTGTATCCTGGCGGCAACATTGCGCGGTGCGCTGAGCCATCAACCAAGCGCAGCTGAGAAACGTTAACCGGTGTCATCACCACCTGCTGTGCTGGCGGAAAGTAACCAAATAAGCGCTCGCCCACGTCTATGCCTTCGGCCTTAGATTGGGTAACCTGGGCAAATCCCCATACTGGAATGATGCCCCACTGTTTGTCGTTGTTGTCCGCAGGTGGGAAGAACTGCCAATAACCGAGCCTGTCTCCCATCATGGCGTATGTAATATTGTTGGCGGTAAACGAAAAGCTTTCCACTTTAAGTAAAATTTGCCCTTCTTCGACGGTTTCAATGGCCGGGGTTTGCACCAATCGATGGCTCATTAACTGTTTTTGTTTTACCTGAAACTCACTCATTTTATGCTCCTTGAGCAGCCTCAGCTGCTAGATATTGTTGCAGTTTACCCATAGCAGGCATGGCATGTTCACGCAGTCGCCCAAGGATCATCATTTTTTCCGTGTCGGTTTTATCCACATTGCGCACCAGTTGACTAAAGCCATCTAGGCGATTTTTGAGCAACCACGCTTTTAGGTCGTCGTCTTGAGACCAAATATGCTGATTGCGCATAAAGGCCGCCGTCAATCGCACCCAATCCATCACCGTATTTGGCAAAGGCACTACGCCGCAGATATGGTTTTTAGTTTTTTCATCTGGGTACTTGGCGCTGGCTTCAATATGAGCAATAAACGCAGCACTAAAGGCCGGTTGATAAGAGCGTACCGTTTGCGGCGTAATGGTGTTGCCATTAAAAATAGGCTTCACCTCTAAATTTGTAATGGCACTGGCGGAGCAATCCACGTGAATATGTTGCGGGCTGGTTTTTATCTCGCCTTGTTCAAGTTGGATACTGTCTTGCCCTATGTGGGTCACTCTGCCCATACGCACCACATTTTTGATTCGCTTAAGCTCGGCTAATTCCAATTGACTCACTGTGGCGCCGTGAAACATTTTTGGCCAAACATTTTCATCTAATCGCATAAATACATCGCCCTTCTCAAGGCGCGAGAACATATCATCTACCGAAGTAGATTGGGCGATTGCTTCCATTTGAGCCGCTTGCGCGCCAATCGCGTCAGTAAAAAATTCAGGTGTAGGTTGGGTGTTTTTGCGGTCAATCAGCCAAGCGTCTCGTGGCATTATCCATTGAATATCATCTGGGCTAACTTTATTTTCTAGTAACCATAGGCAAGCATCGATACCGGTTTTGCCACCGCCTATGATCACAAACCCTGCTGGCTTATTGGTTATTTTCACCAAATCGTTTATCGGCATAAACTGGGCGCTATCATCCACAGAAAAATTTGGCGTATGGGTACTTGGCACTGACGTTTTCAAATAAGTCGCATCAACCATTTTTTTGTTAATGGTCACCTGGTGCTCATCCCCATTGATAACAGAAACGAACTTGCCGTCGCCTTTGAAGTCAGTCATTGGGAAGTAACTCACCCGCCCTGAAGGCAAGAAGCGCTCGCGCATGATGTTATCGAAATAGGCGCTAACTTCAGCTCCAGTAGCCAGTTCATTTAAGCCTTTGTTTAAGCCTCCTTTATCGATACAACCTTTACTTAACTCCGTCGAGCTGACGCCATAAAACGCGGATGGCTGATGCAAAGTAACGAAAGGATATGCCACGTTCCAGTGGCCGCCAGGCTTGTGATATTTGTCCACTATCATAATGTTGGCGTCAGTCTCGCTAAGTAAAACATCGGCAAAAGCCATGCCTACGGCGCCAGCGCCAACAATTAAATAATCTGTTTCATGGGTGAAGGTCGTCATGCTTATTCCTGTGTTGCTTCGATTAAGGTGTTTGCACACGAGATTCAACACGGGTGCAGTCTTTTTACGTTTCTATCGTTGCCAAAAAATAACGATTGAACATAACAGCGTTATATTAAAGAATAACACCGTTATATTTGTCAAGAGAATGTTAATTGAATATTGCGAAACGTAAAATACTTCAAGCCGCATCAGAATTGTTTTTAGAAGGTGGAATTGCGGCCTTAAGCGTACGCTCAATAGCCAAGCACGCTGGAGTGTCGACCATAGGCATTTACAGCCACTTTCAAGGCAAAGAAGGAATTTTGGATGAACTGTACATCCAAGGTTTTGAGTTAGTGATGCAAGCTATGGATTTCGAGCAACATGACCTATCGCCAAAAGAAGTCATGCGTCGAGGTATTCGTGGTTACTTCGCCATGGCTGAGGCTCACGAAGGTCATTACCGATTGATTTTCGGCGAGAATGACAGCCGCTATACTCCCTCAGAAGAAGCAAAGGCTGTGGCTGAAAAGGCGTTTGGCCAATTGCTAAAAGTGACAGCTCTTTTACTGCCCGATGATGCCAACATGGCCCTTAAACACAAAAACGCCTTAGAAATTTGGGCTTTTGTGCATGGCTACGTCAGTTTAAAGCACCATGCTGTTGCCAGCATTTTCGAAACACCTGATTGGTATGTCATGGCCGAAGATGCTTTATGCATGCACATTGACGCGATCCTAGCCACTCGCACTCATCTATGAGTAACTCGCTGATAAAAAAGCGCTAATTGTAGAGAAAATATGTCATTAGCGCTCTTAAAGTCGATTAACCGGCAAGCTAATCTTGCATATAACCCGGTGGCAGCGCTTTCAATGTGGTGACACCTGAGTCAATCGCGGCCTGCGCGACTGCGGTAGCCACTCGTTGCAACAAACGCGGATCCATTGGCTTAGGAATAATATACTCACGACCAAAGGTTAAACTCGTTAAATTACTGGCGGCCAATACTTCTTGTGGCACCGGCTCGCGCGCAATACTTCGGATCGCTTCAACAGCCGCTATTTTCATTTCATCGTTAATGACCGATGCACGTACATCCAAGGCACCACGAAAAATAAACGGAAAGCACAGCACGTTATTCACCTGATTCGGATAATCTGAGCGCCCTGTAGCCATGATCACATCATCACGCACAGCATGAGCCAACTCTGGTTTTATTTCTGGATCAGGATTTGAGCAAGCAAAAATAACTGGGTTAGGTGCCATCAATGCCAATGCTTCGGGCGGCAACACATCCGGCCCTGAAACACCCACAAATACGTCTGCGCCGTCTAGCGCATCTTCCAAGGTACGCTTGTCAGTATTATTAGCGAATAACTTTTTATGGTGAGTAAGGTTATCGCGTCTGGTATGAATAACGCCTTTGGTATCAAGCATATAAATACGTTCTCGCTTGGCACCACATTTAATCAATAATTCCATGCAGGCAATAGCCGCTGCACCCGCTCCCATACAAACGATGGTAACGTCACAAAGTTCCTTACCTTGTACCTCCAGCGCATTGAGCATTCCTGCTGCGGTCACAATAGCGGTACCGTGTTGATCATCGTGAAATACCGGTACATTGCAGCGCTTAATCAATTCTTGCTCTATTTCAAAACACTCGGGTGCTTTTATATCTTCTAAGTTGATGCCACCGAATGTGTCGGCAATATTCGCCACAGTGTTAATAAAGTCTTCAGTGGTGTTGTGCTTTACTTCTATATCGATGGAATCTAGCCCAGCAAAGCGTTTAAACAATAGCGCTTTACCTTCCATAACCGGTTTCGAAGCCAGTGGGCCTAAATTGCCAAGGCCAAGAATAGCGGTACCGTTTGAAATGACGGCGACCATGTTGCCTTTAGCAGTGTATTTGTATGCCGCATTTGGGTCTGCAGCAATCTCGCGAACAGGTTCAGCGACGCCAGGGCTATAAGCTAAGGCTAAGTCGGTCACAGTTTCCGCGGGCTTTGTTAGCGCAATCGCTATCTTTCCTGGTACTGGCTTAGCATGGTAGTCCAATGCTTGTTGACGAAAATCAGACATCGTGGTCTAGATCCTTAAAGTGTAGGGTTGAATCAGAGTACGTTAGCTTTCTTATGGTCTTATTCCCGACTTACGGTTCCACAATTCGCTTAAGTGAAATCACGTGTCCGAACGGCTTATTATTATTTTAGTGAAAGCCCGTTTAACGTTAACTTATCAGGTATGTATCTACATAGCTGATATGCCTGACTACATCATAAATTAAGCAAGATAGCCAAGGCTAATAACCGTGGTGAATTATGAGTAATACCAATCCGCATTAACAAGTGCCCGCCTCAGAATGCGTCCAGCGGTTTTTGATTAAGGCGTCGCTATGCCGTAATGGTTGTTCCCTTTCAAATAGTGAGAACGCAGAGCAAAAGCCGCTGGGGCATTCCTTTCAGGCGAGTTTTAAAAGGGCTTACACTGCGTTGCATGACTTCGAAAGAGAATAACTATTCATTCAGTCATGCGCCTTGTTTAAGCCCTTTTACACTCTCGCTGAGTGAGCACTTATTAACGTGGAATGGTATACTATTTGTCTCAAGGACTGAGAACGTTATAAGGTTGTCAAATTGCGGGCACAAAAAAAGGCGCTAGAAGCGCCTTTTTCGTCACGTTTTTACGCTTACTTCTTAGTGCTAAGTGCGCTGAAACGTTTGTTGAACTTGTCAACACGACCGCCAGTATCAACGTTACGTTGCTTACCAGTGTAGAAAGGGTGACACGCTGAACATACGTCCAGGTTAAGATCTTTCTTCAAAGTTGAACGAACAACGATAACATTGCCACATGAACAAGTTGCTTTCATGTCTTGGTAGTCTGGATGTATACCTGTTTTCATGGATTACCCCTAAGTAAGGCCGTATCGCTATCCAACCCGAAGTTGAACACCATACGAAAATTAAATTCGATTTATGCGATCAATGCGGCTTGCCGCAAAGAGCCGGGCATATTAATGTAACGCCTTGCCCTGATCAAGCTCTATTGGCGAATATATGGTCAAATAAGCAAACTTCAACCGCCAATTCACTTTAACACCACCAACTTACAAGATGATTAGCCCGTTATGCCCATTATCCGCGTTGCCGTTCCTGTTCCTAAGCGCCAGTTTTTTGAGTACCAACATAGTAGCGCGCTAGAACCAGGTATTCGGGTACGTGTGCCATTTGGGCCGCGCAAACTAATTGGTGTGGTGCTTGAAACCACCGAAGAATCACAATGGCAAAGCGACAAACTCAAAGCCATTCTTGATGTACTCGACGAAACATCCATATTCAGTTCAGTACAACTTAAGCTATGCCAATGGCTCAGCCAGTATTACCAACATCCTATTGGCGACGTATTGCATAGCGCTATGCCTGTTTCCTTACGTAAAGGCGGTTCGAGTCAACCTAAGCCAGTGAGCTTTTTACGTACCACCGACGCAGGCCAACAAAGCGCCCCTGAAAATTTAGGCAAGGCCCGCAAGCAACAGCAACTACTTGCTCAGTTACAACAGGGCGAAGCTAGCTATTCCAGTATTCTTGCTCAATATGCTAGCACCACTGTCAAGGCCCTAGTGCAAAAGACGTTAATTGAGCAGGTTGAGCGCATTCCTTCCCTTGATACCCAATGGCTGGCCCACTTAAATATTGGCGAAAAACCACTTCCGAATGTTGAGCAAGCCATAGCCATTAGCCAAATCACGGCAAAAATAGGTGAATATGCGAGCTTTTTAATTGAAGGGGTGACCGGCAGCGGCAAGACCGAGGTTTACCTGCAAGCAATAGAAAGCGTGCTCACCCAAGGTAAACAGGTACTTATTCTGGTACCAGAGATCGGCTTAACGCCGCAAACCGTTGAGCGCTTTGCCAAACGCTTTAATGTACTTGTGGGCATATTACATTCTAATTTAACCGACAATGAACGTTTACTGGTGTGGCAGCAGAGTCAGGCGGGGCAACTACCAATCATTATTGGCACCCGCTCCGCTATTTTCACGCCAATGAAAAACCCAGGCATGCTGATTGTTGATGAAGAGCATGACTCATCTTACAAACAGCAAGATGGTCTGCGTTACCACGCAAGAGATTTAGCGGTGATGCGCGCCGCGCAAGAAAAAATTCCGCTTATTCTAGGCTCAGCCACGCCCGCGCTTGAATCGTTGAATAATGCGCTAAATGGCAAATACCAACACCTGCTTTTAAATGAGCGCGCAGGCAATGCCTCTCATCCTAAGCAACAAGTGCTGGATATTCGAAATCAGCCATTAGAATTTGGATTAGCGAAAGGCATCATCGAGCGGATTGGCCAACATTTGGCCCAAGAAAGTCAGGTGATGTTGTTTATTAACCGCCGAGGATATGCTCCTGCCCTTGTCTGCCATACCTGCGGCCATGTAGAAGAATGCCCTGGTTGCAACAAGCCTTACACCCTGCACAAACAATTATATAAGTTGCAGTGCCACCATTGCGGCAGCGCCAAAGCAATACCTAAGCGTTGCCAAAGTTGCAACAGTACCGAGCTCAGCGCTATGGGTTTAGGCACAGAGCAACTCGAACAAGGCTTACAAACACTCTTCCCCCAATACACCAGTGTGCGTATCGACAGCGACAGTGCCAGAGGTAAAAATCGCCTAAACGATATGCTGGATAAAATTAACCGTAACGAGTATCAAATATTAATTGGTACGCAGATATTGTCTAAGGGTCACCATTTTCCCAATGTGACCTTAGTGGTAATCCTCGAAGTCGATGGCGCTTTGTTTAGCGCCGATTATCGCGCAGCTGAGCATTTAGCCCAACTAGTGACTCAGCTGGCTGGCCGCGCAGGGCGTGCTGAAAAACCCGGGGAAATGTGGTTGCAAACACATGACCCAAGCCACCCCTTGTTGCAAGATTTGCTCAACAATGGCTATTCGCACTTCGCTCGCTATGCCTTACTTGAACGTGAGCAAGCCATGCTACCGCCACATACTTACCAAGCGTTATTCAGAGCGCAATCAAGCGACCCGCGCTTGGCGAATCAATTGCTTATGGATATTTCCATGCAGTTTAGCTATTCCAAGCATGTACAGTGTATTGGCCCTTTGCCCGCATTAATGGAAAAGCGCCAAGGGAAGTTTCGTATGCAATTGGTGCTAAGCAGTGGTAATCGCGCCGCTTTGCAACATGCCTTAAGTCAAGCCATGCCCAATATTGAACAACTCCCTCTTGCCAGCAAAGTACGCTGGGCGCTGGATGTAGACCCGCAAGATTTTATGTAAATAGCTCCTGGACAAGGTGACGCGGTTCATCTTGTTAATAATATTTCACAGATTAACCAAATTCTGATTGAGGATTAGGCTGAGCAAGGTAAAATCCGCGGTTCTTCTAGCCTTAGTATTCGGATGTAAAGATGGCTCACAAAGATTATGTTGCCCGCGGGCGCAACCCAAAAAAGGCCCCAGAGCCTGAAAAGCGCCCGTTACCATGGGCGCGTATCGTTATTACTTTGGCCCTCGTTTTTGGTTTTGGTTATTTTTTATGGTCAATCAACGATAAGGCTGAAGATCCAGCCAACAAAAAAGACAATGCCCAAGCAAAACAAGTGGACCCACTGCCAGAAGTTCCTAAAGAAGAATGGGAGTTCATCAAAACATTACCCGAATACAGCGTTGAAGTTGAAGTTGAAGAGCAAGCCGCTTCAGACAAGCGCTATTTGATGCAATGTGGCTCATTTAGAAAACAAGGCCAAGCAGAAGAGTTGAAAGCACGCATTGCCTTTCAAGGCTTTGAAGCTCAGGTTCGCCCTAGCGAAGGCAGCTCTGGTCGTTGGTATCGAGTGATTATTGGCCCTTACGAAAGCAAACGCCTAGCTGAAAAACAGCGTCACACCTTACAGCGCGCAAAAATCAATGGCTGTAAAATTTGGTTGTGGAATTTGTAATACTCGCCGACTCACCTTTGCCCCCCTTTGTGAAAATAGCCGCAGTAATAATGCGGCGCTGTTCTGATTTACAGTGTTTACCTCGTTTACGTTTTGACACTTTCTTATTACTTGAAAATTTATGAATCCTCCCCACATCTAACTCAATTGTCGCAGTGCCCCGTCCTATTAAGGAAGCATTGCAGTTAAACCATTGAGGAATTCCTGTGACTACAATCGTATCTGTACGTCGTGGTAACCAAGTTGTTATCGCTGGCGATGGCCAAGTTTCACTTGGCAATACCGTAATGAAAGGCAACGCTAAAAAAGTGCGCCGCCTATATAACAACAAAGTCCTTGCTGGCTTTGCCGGTGGCACCGCTGATGCCTTTACCTTATTTGAGCGCTTCGAATCAAAACTCGAAATACATCAAGGTAATTTAACCCGAGCTGCGGTCGAACTGGCCAAAGATTGGCGAACGGACCGCATGTTACGCAAGCTAGAGGCCCTGCTCGCGGTAGCCGATGAAACCGCATCTTTTATCATCACCGGTAACGGTGACGTTGTTCAGCCTGAAAATGACTTAATCGCCATTGGTTCAGGTGGCCCATTTGCCCAAGCTGCCGCGAGTGCATTGTTAGACAACACAGAACTGTCCGCCGAGGAGATCGCTGAAAAAGCCTTAACCATAGCCGGCAATATCTGTGTGTTTACTAACCATAATCACACCGTAGAAAAAATCGATTATTAACCCAGTGTTTGCGCAAAAAATGCTGCTATTACGCCGTTTAACGGCTGTTTAAGACCAAATTAGATAAGGGTTGAAAGTATGTCAGAAATGACCCCAAGAGAAATCGTCCACGAATTGGACCGCCACATCATTGGCCAGAAAAATGCTAAGCGCGCCGTATCAGTTGCACTGCGTAACCGCTGGCGCCGCATGCAGTTAAGTGGTGATCTTCGCCAAGAAGTCACCCCGAAAAACATCTTGATGATCGGCCCTACCGGTGTGGGTAAAACTGAAATTGCTCGACGCCTAGCCAAGTTAGCTAACGCGCCTTTTATCAAGGTTGAAGCCACTAAATTCACCGAAGTGGGTTACGTGGGCAAAGAAGTTGAAACGATCATTCGTGATTTAGCTGACATCGCCGTGAAAATGGCCAAAGAGCAAGAAACTAAAAAAGTAAAATACCGCGCTGAAGAAGCCGCTGAAGAGCGTATTTTAGACGTGTTATTACCGCCAGCTGAAAATCAGTGGGGCGAAAAAGAGCAGAACGAAGATAAAGGGACGCGCCAAACCTTCCGTAAAAAATTACGCGAGGGTCAACTTGACGACAAGGAAATCGAAATCGATGTTGCTTTGCCTCAAGTCGGCGTAGAGATTATGGCGCCTCCGGGTATGGAAGAAATGACCAATCAACTTCAAGGCATGTTCCAAAACTTATCTGGCTCACAAAAGAAAAAGAAAAAGTTAAAGATCAAAGAAGCCTTCAAGTTATTGATCGAAGAAGAGGCAGCGCGCCTAGTCAACCAAGAAGACTTGAAAGCCAACGCCATTGAATCACTCGAGCAAAACGGCATAGTGTTTATCGATGAGATAGACAAAATCTGTAAGCGCGAAGGCTCTAACAGTGGCGGTGATGTATCACGTGAAGGCGTACAGCGTGACTTGTTACCATTAGTCGAAGGCTCAACCGTGTCGACTAAACACGGCATGGTTAAAACCGACCACATCTTGTTTATTGCTTCGGGTGCATTCCAAATGGCTAAGCCATCAGACTTGATCCCTGAGCTACAAGGTCGCTTACCCATTCGCGTTGAATTAGAAGCCTTAACCGCTGGAGATTTCATTCGCATTTTGACCGAGCCAAATGCTTCGTTGACTGAGCAGTACATCGCTTTGCTCAAGACAGAAGGCGTAGACGTTGATTTCACTCAAGATGGTATTGAGCGCATTGCTCAAGCTGCATGGCAAGTTAATGAACGTACTGAGAATATTGGCGCACGTCGTTTACACACTGTGATGGAGCGTCTGATGGAAGAGATTTCATTTGATGCATCAGAAAAAAGCGGCGAGCAGCTAACGGTTGATGCCAAGTACGTGAACGATCACCTAGAAATGCTGGT encodes:
- the priA gene encoding primosomal protein N'; this translates as MPIIRVAVPVPKRQFFEYQHSSALEPGIRVRVPFGPRKLIGVVLETTEESQWQSDKLKAILDVLDETSIFSSVQLKLCQWLSQYYQHPIGDVLHSAMPVSLRKGGSSQPKPVSFLRTTDAGQQSAPENLGKARKQQQLLAQLQQGEASYSSILAQYASTTVKALVQKTLIEQVERIPSLDTQWLAHLNIGEKPLPNVEQAIAISQITAKIGEYASFLIEGVTGSGKTEVYLQAIESVLTQGKQVLILVPEIGLTPQTVERFAKRFNVLVGILHSNLTDNERLLVWQQSQAGQLPIIIGTRSAIFTPMKNPGMLIVDEEHDSSYKQQDGLRYHARDLAVMRAAQEKIPLILGSATPALESLNNALNGKYQHLLLNERAGNASHPKQQVLDIRNQPLEFGLAKGIIERIGQHLAQESQVMLFINRRGYAPALVCHTCGHVEECPGCNKPYTLHKQLYKLQCHHCGSAKAIPKRCQSCNSTELSAMGLGTEQLEQGLQTLFPQYTSVRIDSDSARGKNRLNDMLDKINRNEYQILIGTQILSKGHHFPNVTLVVILEVDGALFSADYRAAEHLAQLVTQLAGRAGRAEKPGEMWLQTHDPSHPLLQDLLNNGYSHFARYALLEREQAMLPPHTYQALFRAQSSDPRLANQLLMDISMQFSYSKHVQCIGPLPALMEKRQGKFRMQLVLSSGNRAALQHALSQAMPNIEQLPLASKVRWALDVDPQDFM
- a CDS encoding SPOR domain-containing protein; the protein is MAHKDYVARGRNPKKAPEPEKRPLPWARIVITLALVFGFGYFLWSINDKAEDPANKKDNAQAKQVDPLPEVPKEEWEFIKTLPEYSVEVEVEEQAASDKRYLMQCGSFRKQGQAEELKARIAFQGFEAQVRPSEGSSGRWYRVIIGPYESKRLAEKQRHTLQRAKINGCKIWLWNL
- the hslV gene encoding ATP-dependent protease subunit HslV, producing the protein MTTIVSVRRGNQVVIAGDGQVSLGNTVMKGNAKKVRRLYNNKVLAGFAGGTADAFTLFERFESKLEIHQGNLTRAAVELAKDWRTDRMLRKLEALLAVADETASFIITGNGDVVQPENDLIAIGSGGPFAQAAASALLDNTELSAEEIAEKALTIAGNICVFTNHNHTVEKIDY
- the hslU gene encoding HslU--HslV peptidase ATPase subunit; the encoded protein is MSEMTPREIVHELDRHIIGQKNAKRAVSVALRNRWRRMQLSGDLRQEVTPKNILMIGPTGVGKTEIARRLAKLANAPFIKVEATKFTEVGYVGKEVETIIRDLADIAVKMAKEQETKKVKYRAEEAAEERILDVLLPPAENQWGEKEQNEDKGTRQTFRKKLREGQLDDKEIEIDVALPQVGVEIMAPPGMEEMTNQLQGMFQNLSGSQKKKKKLKIKEAFKLLIEEEAARLVNQEDLKANAIESLEQNGIVFIDEIDKICKREGSNSGGDVSREGVQRDLLPLVEGSTVSTKHGMVKTDHILFIASGAFQMAKPSDLIPELQGRLPIRVELEALTAGDFIRILTEPNASLTEQYIALLKTEGVDVDFTQDGIERIAQAAWQVNERTENIGARRLHTVMERLMEEISFDASEKSGEQLTVDAKYVNDHLEMLVENEDLSRFIL